From Quercus lobata isolate SW786 chromosome 1, ValleyOak3.0 Primary Assembly, whole genome shotgun sequence, one genomic window encodes:
- the LOC115984851 gene encoding RNA-directed DNA methylation 4 isoform X5 — translation MATLGESSSAPPKSTDDKPVIVRVKRKTFQSPLDAFWLEINERPLKRPLLDFENLSISDSAEKGEFKTKKVLVQHVETLSSSEKTIDIVQSFVESSFADVSEGERKGEERRLTFKKGNQKQDQLLSKARQEQEVLAKNARFEQIWRSRKGNQEAMHNKELDEMCRFYDVVRVDVEERSEEVKQQEDISLEDHMLLSSYLPLLREMIPSAASEIESDLHASMSKQDDYVYDFYAVRDDMDVVHEEASYPFPIVQVDEEDYYDGPDESEYETDDSNAENNPLNDYPDEISEEEEEEKSEASENESGELESESGSDKSLESEDLDNHGLSNDADLYDDDIADDDISDGDYFDVDDDDDDDDGKDWR, via the exons ATGGCGACCCTCGGCGAAAGCTCATCGGCTCCGCCAAAATCCACGGACGACAAGCCTGTCATCGTTAGGGTTAAGCGCAAAACCTTTCAGTCTCCACTCGATGCTTTCT GGCTTGAAATCAATGAAAGGCCACTGAAGCGTCCGTTGTTGGATTTTGAGAATTTGTCGATTTCGGATTCAGCTGAGAAAG GGGAATTCAAGACTAAGAAGGTCCTGGTGCAGCATGTCGAGACATTAAGTAGCTCTGAGAAAACCATTGACATTGTCCAATCATTTGTG GAGTCCAGTTTTGCTGATGTATCCGAAGGTGAAAGAAAGGGCGAAGAACGAAGGCTCACTTTTAAAAAGGGAAAT CAGAAACAAGATCAGCTGTTGTCTAAAGCCCGACAAGAACAGGAG GTCTTAGCAAAAAATGCTCGTTTTGAACAAATATGGAGGAGCAGAAAAGGAAACCAAGAGGCAATGCATAATAAAGAACTAGATGAAATGTGTCGGTTTTATGATGTCGTTCGTGTTGATGTTGAGGAAAGATCTGAGGAGGTGAAGCAGCAGGA AGATATATCATTGGAGGATCATATGCTTTTGTCTAGTTATCTGCCTCTACTAAGAGAGATGATTCCATCTGCTGCTTCAGAGATTGAATCTGACTTACATGCTTCCATGTCAAAACAAG ATGATTATGTATATGACTTTTATGCTGTAAGGGATGACATGGACGTAGTTCATGAAGAAGCTTCTTACCCGTTTCCTAT CGTACAGGTTGATGAAGAGGATTATTATGATGGGCCCGATGAATCAGAATATGAGACAGATGATTCAAATG CTGAAAATAATCCACTAAACGATTATCCTGATGAGATATctgaagaggaagaggaagagaagagTGAAGCCTCTGAAAATGAGTCAGGAGAACTTGAAAGTGAGAGTGGAAGTGACAAATCATTGGAATCTGAGGACTTGGACAACCATGGCTTGTCAAATGATGCAGACCTATATGATGATGACATTGCTGATGATGATATTTCTGATGGTGATTattttgatgttgatgatgatgatgatgatgatgatggtaaAGATTGGAGATGA
- the LOC115984851 gene encoding RNA-directed DNA methylation 4 isoform X2 → MATLGESSSAPPKSTDDKPVIVRVKRKTFQSPLDAFWLEINERPLKRPLLDFENLSISDSAEKGEFKTKKVLVQHVETLSSSEKTIDIVQSFVESSFADVSEGERKGEERRLTFKKGNKQDQLLSKARQEQEVLAKNARFEQIWRSRKGNQEAMHNKELDEMCRFYDVVRVDVEERSEEVKQQEDISLEDHMLLSSYLPLLREMIPSAASEIESDLHASMSKQAADDYVYDFYAVRDDMDVVHEEASYPFPIVQVDEEDYYDGPDESEYETDDSNAENNPLNDYPDEISEEEEEEKSEASENESGELESESGSDKSLESEDLDNHGLSNDADLYDDDIADDDISDGDYFDVDDDDDDDDGKDWR, encoded by the exons ATGGCGACCCTCGGCGAAAGCTCATCGGCTCCGCCAAAATCCACGGACGACAAGCCTGTCATCGTTAGGGTTAAGCGCAAAACCTTTCAGTCTCCACTCGATGCTTTCT GGCTTGAAATCAATGAAAGGCCACTGAAGCGTCCGTTGTTGGATTTTGAGAATTTGTCGATTTCGGATTCAGCTGAGAAAG GGGAATTCAAGACTAAGAAGGTCCTGGTGCAGCATGTCGAGACATTAAGTAGCTCTGAGAAAACCATTGACATTGTCCAATCATTTGTG GAGTCCAGTTTTGCTGATGTATCCGAAGGTGAAAGAAAGGGCGAAGAACGAAGGCTCACTTTTAAAAAGGGAAAT AAACAAGATCAGCTGTTGTCTAAAGCCCGACAAGAACAGGAG GTCTTAGCAAAAAATGCTCGTTTTGAACAAATATGGAGGAGCAGAAAAGGAAACCAAGAGGCAATGCATAATAAAGAACTAGATGAAATGTGTCGGTTTTATGATGTCGTTCGTGTTGATGTTGAGGAAAGATCTGAGGAGGTGAAGCAGCAGGA AGATATATCATTGGAGGATCATATGCTTTTGTCTAGTTATCTGCCTCTACTAAGAGAGATGATTCCATCTGCTGCTTCAGAGATTGAATCTGACTTACATGCTTCCATGTCAAAACAAG CAGCAGATGATTATGTATATGACTTTTATGCTGTAAGGGATGACATGGACGTAGTTCATGAAGAAGCTTCTTACCCGTTTCCTAT CGTACAGGTTGATGAAGAGGATTATTATGATGGGCCCGATGAATCAGAATATGAGACAGATGATTCAAATG CTGAAAATAATCCACTAAACGATTATCCTGATGAGATATctgaagaggaagaggaagagaagagTGAAGCCTCTGAAAATGAGTCAGGAGAACTTGAAAGTGAGAGTGGAAGTGACAAATCATTGGAATCTGAGGACTTGGACAACCATGGCTTGTCAAATGATGCAGACCTATATGATGATGACATTGCTGATGATGATATTTCTGATGGTGATTattttgatgttgatgatgatgatgatgatgatgatggtaaAGATTGGAGATGA
- the LOC115984851 gene encoding RNA-directed DNA methylation 4 isoform X4 — protein MATLGESSSAPPKSTDDKPVIVRVKRKTFQSPLDAFWLEINERPLKRPLLDFENLSISDSAEKGEFKTKKVLVQHVETLSSSEKTIDIVQSFVESSFADVSEGERKGEERRLTFKKGNKQDQLLSKARQEQEVLAKNARFEQIWRSRKGNQEAMHNKELDEMCRFYDVVRVDVEERSEEVKQQEDISLEDHMLLSSYLPLLREMIPSAASEIESDLHASMSKQADDYVYDFYAVRDDMDVVHEEASYPFPIVQVDEEDYYDGPDESEYETDDSNAENNPLNDYPDEISEEEEEEKSEASENESGELESESGSDKSLESEDLDNHGLSNDADLYDDDIADDDISDGDYFDVDDDDDDDDGKDWR, from the exons ATGGCGACCCTCGGCGAAAGCTCATCGGCTCCGCCAAAATCCACGGACGACAAGCCTGTCATCGTTAGGGTTAAGCGCAAAACCTTTCAGTCTCCACTCGATGCTTTCT GGCTTGAAATCAATGAAAGGCCACTGAAGCGTCCGTTGTTGGATTTTGAGAATTTGTCGATTTCGGATTCAGCTGAGAAAG GGGAATTCAAGACTAAGAAGGTCCTGGTGCAGCATGTCGAGACATTAAGTAGCTCTGAGAAAACCATTGACATTGTCCAATCATTTGTG GAGTCCAGTTTTGCTGATGTATCCGAAGGTGAAAGAAAGGGCGAAGAACGAAGGCTCACTTTTAAAAAGGGAAAT AAACAAGATCAGCTGTTGTCTAAAGCCCGACAAGAACAGGAG GTCTTAGCAAAAAATGCTCGTTTTGAACAAATATGGAGGAGCAGAAAAGGAAACCAAGAGGCAATGCATAATAAAGAACTAGATGAAATGTGTCGGTTTTATGATGTCGTTCGTGTTGATGTTGAGGAAAGATCTGAGGAGGTGAAGCAGCAGGA AGATATATCATTGGAGGATCATATGCTTTTGTCTAGTTATCTGCCTCTACTAAGAGAGATGATTCCATCTGCTGCTTCAGAGATTGAATCTGACTTACATGCTTCCATGTCAAAACAAG CAGATGATTATGTATATGACTTTTATGCTGTAAGGGATGACATGGACGTAGTTCATGAAGAAGCTTCTTACCCGTTTCCTAT CGTACAGGTTGATGAAGAGGATTATTATGATGGGCCCGATGAATCAGAATATGAGACAGATGATTCAAATG CTGAAAATAATCCACTAAACGATTATCCTGATGAGATATctgaagaggaagaggaagagaagagTGAAGCCTCTGAAAATGAGTCAGGAGAACTTGAAAGTGAGAGTGGAAGTGACAAATCATTGGAATCTGAGGACTTGGACAACCATGGCTTGTCAAATGATGCAGACCTATATGATGATGACATTGCTGATGATGATATTTCTGATGGTGATTattttgatgttgatgatgatgatgatgatgatgatggtaaAGATTGGAGATGA
- the LOC115984851 gene encoding RNA-directed DNA methylation 4 isoform X1 yields MATLGESSSAPPKSTDDKPVIVRVKRKTFQSPLDAFWLEINERPLKRPLLDFENLSISDSAEKGEFKTKKVLVQHVETLSSSEKTIDIVQSFVESSFADVSEGERKGEERRLTFKKGNQKQDQLLSKARQEQEVLAKNARFEQIWRSRKGNQEAMHNKELDEMCRFYDVVRVDVEERSEEVKQQEDISLEDHMLLSSYLPLLREMIPSAASEIESDLHASMSKQAADDYVYDFYAVRDDMDVVHEEASYPFPIVQVDEEDYYDGPDESEYETDDSNAENNPLNDYPDEISEEEEEEKSEASENESGELESESGSDKSLESEDLDNHGLSNDADLYDDDIADDDISDGDYFDVDDDDDDDDGKDWR; encoded by the exons ATGGCGACCCTCGGCGAAAGCTCATCGGCTCCGCCAAAATCCACGGACGACAAGCCTGTCATCGTTAGGGTTAAGCGCAAAACCTTTCAGTCTCCACTCGATGCTTTCT GGCTTGAAATCAATGAAAGGCCACTGAAGCGTCCGTTGTTGGATTTTGAGAATTTGTCGATTTCGGATTCAGCTGAGAAAG GGGAATTCAAGACTAAGAAGGTCCTGGTGCAGCATGTCGAGACATTAAGTAGCTCTGAGAAAACCATTGACATTGTCCAATCATTTGTG GAGTCCAGTTTTGCTGATGTATCCGAAGGTGAAAGAAAGGGCGAAGAACGAAGGCTCACTTTTAAAAAGGGAAAT CAGAAACAAGATCAGCTGTTGTCTAAAGCCCGACAAGAACAGGAG GTCTTAGCAAAAAATGCTCGTTTTGAACAAATATGGAGGAGCAGAAAAGGAAACCAAGAGGCAATGCATAATAAAGAACTAGATGAAATGTGTCGGTTTTATGATGTCGTTCGTGTTGATGTTGAGGAAAGATCTGAGGAGGTGAAGCAGCAGGA AGATATATCATTGGAGGATCATATGCTTTTGTCTAGTTATCTGCCTCTACTAAGAGAGATGATTCCATCTGCTGCTTCAGAGATTGAATCTGACTTACATGCTTCCATGTCAAAACAAG CAGCAGATGATTATGTATATGACTTTTATGCTGTAAGGGATGACATGGACGTAGTTCATGAAGAAGCTTCTTACCCGTTTCCTAT CGTACAGGTTGATGAAGAGGATTATTATGATGGGCCCGATGAATCAGAATATGAGACAGATGATTCAAATG CTGAAAATAATCCACTAAACGATTATCCTGATGAGATATctgaagaggaagaggaagagaagagTGAAGCCTCTGAAAATGAGTCAGGAGAACTTGAAAGTGAGAGTGGAAGTGACAAATCATTGGAATCTGAGGACTTGGACAACCATGGCTTGTCAAATGATGCAGACCTATATGATGATGACATTGCTGATGATGATATTTCTGATGGTGATTattttgatgttgatgatgatgatgatgatgatgatggtaaAGATTGGAGATGA
- the LOC115984851 gene encoding RNA-directed DNA methylation 4 isoform X3: MATLGESSSAPPKSTDDKPVIVRVKRKTFQSPLDAFWLEINERPLKRPLLDFENLSISDSAEKGEFKTKKVLVQHVETLSSSEKTIDIVQSFVESSFADVSEGERKGEERRLTFKKGNQKQDQLLSKARQEQEVLAKNARFEQIWRSRKGNQEAMHNKELDEMCRFYDVVRVDVEERSEEVKQQEDISLEDHMLLSSYLPLLREMIPSAASEIESDLHASMSKQADDYVYDFYAVRDDMDVVHEEASYPFPIVQVDEEDYYDGPDESEYETDDSNAENNPLNDYPDEISEEEEEEKSEASENESGELESESGSDKSLESEDLDNHGLSNDADLYDDDIADDDISDGDYFDVDDDDDDDDGKDWR, from the exons ATGGCGACCCTCGGCGAAAGCTCATCGGCTCCGCCAAAATCCACGGACGACAAGCCTGTCATCGTTAGGGTTAAGCGCAAAACCTTTCAGTCTCCACTCGATGCTTTCT GGCTTGAAATCAATGAAAGGCCACTGAAGCGTCCGTTGTTGGATTTTGAGAATTTGTCGATTTCGGATTCAGCTGAGAAAG GGGAATTCAAGACTAAGAAGGTCCTGGTGCAGCATGTCGAGACATTAAGTAGCTCTGAGAAAACCATTGACATTGTCCAATCATTTGTG GAGTCCAGTTTTGCTGATGTATCCGAAGGTGAAAGAAAGGGCGAAGAACGAAGGCTCACTTTTAAAAAGGGAAAT CAGAAACAAGATCAGCTGTTGTCTAAAGCCCGACAAGAACAGGAG GTCTTAGCAAAAAATGCTCGTTTTGAACAAATATGGAGGAGCAGAAAAGGAAACCAAGAGGCAATGCATAATAAAGAACTAGATGAAATGTGTCGGTTTTATGATGTCGTTCGTGTTGATGTTGAGGAAAGATCTGAGGAGGTGAAGCAGCAGGA AGATATATCATTGGAGGATCATATGCTTTTGTCTAGTTATCTGCCTCTACTAAGAGAGATGATTCCATCTGCTGCTTCAGAGATTGAATCTGACTTACATGCTTCCATGTCAAAACAAG CAGATGATTATGTATATGACTTTTATGCTGTAAGGGATGACATGGACGTAGTTCATGAAGAAGCTTCTTACCCGTTTCCTAT CGTACAGGTTGATGAAGAGGATTATTATGATGGGCCCGATGAATCAGAATATGAGACAGATGATTCAAATG CTGAAAATAATCCACTAAACGATTATCCTGATGAGATATctgaagaggaagaggaagagaagagTGAAGCCTCTGAAAATGAGTCAGGAGAACTTGAAAGTGAGAGTGGAAGTGACAAATCATTGGAATCTGAGGACTTGGACAACCATGGCTTGTCAAATGATGCAGACCTATATGATGATGACATTGCTGATGATGATATTTCTGATGGTGATTattttgatgttgatgatgatgatgatgatgatgatggtaaAGATTGGAGATGA